A DNA window from Ornithinimicrobium humiphilum contains the following coding sequences:
- the gdhA gene encoding NADP-specific glutamate dehydrogenase, with amino-acid sequence MTTSATETIIDPALQGAYQEVLRRNPGEHEFHQAVEEVLGSLGPVVSRHPHYLAESVIERLCEPERQIIFRVPWTDDAGQVQINRGFRVEYSSVLGPYKGGLRFHPSVLLGTVKFLGFEQIFKNALTGLPIGGAKGGSDFDPKGRSDAEVMRFCQSFMTELYRHLGEYTDVPAGDIGVGSREIGYLFGQYKRITNRYEAGVLTGKGLAWGGSRARTEATGYGTVYFANEMVRHAGRSLDGQRVVVSGSGNVAIYAIEKATEFGGTVVAASDSSGYVVDEAGIDLDLLKDLKEVRRERIVRYAEEKGGNVRFVEGGSIWDVPCDVALPCATQNELDDTAAATLVRNGVSIVAEGANMPCTPGAARTFREAGVLFGPGKAVNAGGVATSALEMQQNASRDSWTFEHTDERLGDIMRNIHERVVTTAEDYDRPGDYVFGANAAGFTAVADAMLAMGVI; translated from the coding sequence ATGACGACGTCCGCGACCGAGACCATCATCGACCCGGCCCTGCAGGGCGCCTACCAGGAGGTGCTCCGGCGCAACCCCGGAGAGCACGAGTTCCACCAGGCGGTCGAGGAGGTCCTGGGCAGTCTCGGGCCCGTGGTCTCGCGCCACCCGCACTACCTCGCCGAGAGCGTCATCGAACGGCTCTGCGAGCCGGAGCGGCAGATCATCTTCCGGGTGCCGTGGACCGACGACGCCGGTCAGGTGCAGATCAACCGCGGCTTCCGCGTCGAGTACTCCTCGGTGCTCGGCCCCTACAAGGGAGGCCTGCGCTTCCACCCCAGCGTCCTCCTCGGCACCGTCAAGTTCCTCGGCTTCGAGCAGATCTTCAAGAACGCCCTGACCGGTCTGCCCATCGGCGGCGCCAAGGGCGGCTCCGACTTCGACCCCAAGGGTCGCTCCGACGCCGAGGTCATGCGCTTCTGCCAGTCGTTCATGACCGAGCTCTACCGGCACCTGGGGGAGTACACCGACGTCCCCGCCGGCGACATCGGTGTCGGCAGCCGGGAGATCGGCTACCTCTTCGGCCAGTACAAGCGCATCACCAACCGCTACGAGGCCGGCGTCCTCACGGGCAAGGGCCTCGCGTGGGGCGGGTCCCGGGCGCGCACCGAGGCGACCGGCTACGGCACCGTCTACTTCGCCAACGAGATGGTGCGTCACGCCGGCCGCTCCCTCGACGGGCAGCGCGTGGTCGTCTCCGGCTCGGGCAACGTGGCGATCTACGCCATCGAGAAGGCCACCGAGTTCGGCGGCACCGTCGTCGCGGCCTCCGACTCCTCCGGATACGTCGTGGACGAGGCGGGCATCGACCTGGACCTGCTCAAGGACCTCAAGGAGGTCCGTCGCGAGCGGATCGTGCGCTACGCCGAGGAGAAGGGCGGCAACGTCCGCTTCGTCGAGGGCGGCAGCATCTGGGACGTGCCGTGCGACGTCGCCCTCCCGTGCGCGACCCAGAACGAGCTCGACGACACGGCCGCGGCCACCCTCGTGCGCAACGGGGTCTCGATCGTGGCCGAGGGCGCCAACATGCCCTGCACACCCGGGGCGGCGCGGACCTTCCGGGAGGCCGGCGTGCTCTTCGGCCCGGGCAAGGCCGTCAACGCCGGTGGCGTCGCCACCTCGGCGCTGGAGATGCAGCAGAACGCCTCGCGCGACAGCTGGACCTTCGAGCACACCGACGAGCGGCTGGGCGACATCATGCGCAACATCCACGAACGCGTCGTCACCACCGCCGAGGACTACGACCGGCCCGGTGACTACGTGTTCGGGGCCAACGCCGCGGGCTTCACCGCGGTGGCCGACGCGATGCTCGCGATGGGAGTCATCTAG
- a CDS encoding phytoene desaturase family protein codes for MTTTTSHDVVVVGGGHNGLTAAAYLARAGRSVLLLERQDALGGATVSAEAFPGMGARLSRYSYLVSLLPRQIVDDLGLSLRLARRRYSSYTPVPGDPGAGLLVDNQDAAATARSFAAVGAAGDAARWEEFYRRTGRLARAIWPTVTDPLPRRSEVAERIGDPSLVHDFLERPLGEVVESTFTSDLVRGVVLTDGLISTFAHPHEADLRHNVCFLYHVVGGGTGDWDVPIGGMGQVSGQLEAAARDAGAELRTGATVTNVEEGAVTWQDDAGTEHRATAGHVLWAAAPTVLDDLMGATHARVEGAQVKVNLLLSRLPRLRDTLVDPVAAFGGTFHINETYDQLTVAHDAAVAGRVPEPMPAEIYCHSLTDPSILSPGLQASGAQTLTVFTLQTPDRLLDETDEGMRVRLERATLDSLSSVLAEPIDDVVLRDPQGRPCVETRTTRDLEASLAMPGGNIFHAPLTWPWAADDDPLDTPARRWGVETAYPGVMLAGAGSRRGGGVSALGGYHAARAVLES; via the coding sequence ATGACGACGACGACCTCCCACGACGTGGTGGTGGTCGGTGGTGGCCACAACGGCCTCACCGCGGCCGCCTACCTGGCCCGCGCCGGCCGCTCGGTGCTCCTCCTCGAGCGGCAGGACGCCCTCGGCGGGGCGACGGTCTCCGCCGAGGCCTTCCCCGGCATGGGTGCACGGCTGTCCCGCTACAGCTATCTGGTCAGCCTGCTGCCGCGGCAGATCGTCGACGACCTGGGGCTGTCGCTGCGGTTGGCCCGGCGTCGCTACTCCTCCTACACCCCGGTCCCCGGCGACCCTGGTGCCGGCCTGCTGGTCGACAACCAGGACGCCGCGGCGACGGCGCGCTCCTTCGCGGCCGTGGGCGCTGCCGGTGACGCGGCGCGGTGGGAAGAGTTCTACCGCCGCACCGGGCGGCTGGCGCGGGCGATCTGGCCGACGGTGACCGACCCTCTGCCGCGCCGCTCCGAGGTCGCCGAGCGCATCGGGGACCCCTCGCTGGTCCACGACTTCCTGGAGCGACCGCTGGGCGAGGTCGTGGAGTCGACCTTCACCTCCGACCTGGTGCGCGGCGTCGTGCTCACCGACGGCCTCATCTCGACCTTCGCCCACCCGCACGAGGCCGACCTGCGGCACAACGTCTGCTTCCTCTACCACGTGGTCGGTGGCGGCACGGGGGACTGGGACGTGCCGATCGGCGGTATGGGGCAGGTGTCCGGTCAGCTGGAAGCGGCCGCCCGGGACGCGGGGGCCGAGCTGCGCACCGGCGCCACCGTGACGAACGTGGAGGAGGGTGCGGTCACGTGGCAGGACGACGCGGGGACCGAGCACCGGGCGACCGCCGGCCACGTGCTGTGGGCCGCCGCTCCGACCGTGCTGGACGACCTCATGGGCGCGACGCACGCGCGGGTCGAGGGTGCCCAGGTCAAGGTCAACCTGCTGCTCTCCCGGCTGCCGAGGCTGCGGGACACGTTGGTGGACCCGGTCGCGGCCTTCGGCGGCACCTTCCACATCAACGAGACCTACGACCAGCTCACCGTCGCGCACGACGCGGCCGTCGCCGGGCGGGTGCCGGAGCCGATGCCGGCGGAGATCTACTGCCACTCCCTGACCGACCCCTCGATCCTGTCGCCGGGGTTGCAGGCCTCGGGCGCCCAGACGCTGACGGTCTTCACGCTGCAGACCCCCGACCGGCTGCTCGACGAGACCGACGAGGGCATGCGCGTCCGCCTGGAGCGCGCCACCCTCGACTCGCTCAGCTCGGTGCTCGCCGAGCCCATCGACGACGTCGTCCTGCGCGACCCGCAGGGGCGGCCGTGCGTGGAGACGCGCACGACCCGGGACCTGGAGGCCTCGCTGGCCATGCCGGGAGGCAACATCTTCCACGCCCCCCTCACCTGGCCGTGGGCCGCGGACGACGACCCGCTCGACACCCCCGCACGCCGGTGGGGCGTGGAGACGGCATACCCGGGGGTCATGCTGGCCGGCGCGGGCTCCCGCCGTGGTGGCGGGGTCAGCGCGCTGGGCGGCTACCACGCCGCCCGGGCCGTGCTGGAGTCCTGA
- a CDS encoding methionine/alanine import family NSS transporter small subunit — MDPIAIVMMIVALVLVWGGLIAAIMYLRSRPEVVGGPHEDPDLVRDDEERGSQPHPFRDT, encoded by the coding sequence ATGGACCCCATCGCCATCGTCATGATGATCGTCGCCCTCGTGCTCGTCTGGGGCGGACTGATCGCCGCGATCATGTATCTGCGCAGCCGGCCGGAGGTCGTCGGCGGTCCGCACGAGGACCCCGACCTCGTCCGCGACGACGAGGAGCGCGGCAGCCAGCCGCACCCGTTCCGCGACACCTGA
- a CDS encoding sodium-dependent transporter, translating to MAETTPARVAPENRETWTGNTGFILAAIGSAVGLGNIWRFPGVAYESGGGAFLIPYLVALLTAGIPILFLDYAIGHRYRGAAPLAYRRMKKKAEALGWFQIMLSFIISVYYAAVIAWALSYFVFAFDLRWGEDTAGFFVGEYLQVSDPGVSTTIVSSVAIPLAVVWIAVLVVLALGVAKGVEKVNVIGIPLLGIAFAGLVIRALTLPGAMDGLNAFFTPDWGALLDLDVWIAAYSQIFFSLSIAFGIMVTYASYQRRKANMTSSGLVVAFANSSFELLAGIGVFATLGFLAFRQSVQIDELEGLTGPILSFVTFPAVISEMPGGNIFGAVFFASLVIAGFTSLISILLGVAATVQEKFGLSWRVSAISVSAVCALISFSLFSTTSGLLALDTVDQFANNVGIVLSAIVMSVLVVWVFRRGQLLRSHLNAVSTFHLGNWWLALVGIVAPVFLVIMLVQKLITLVSEGYEGLPGWYVGIFGWGTLAFALVMSAILTALPWKDRDDSAFRPWPELEEENR from the coding sequence GTGGCAGAGACAACACCTGCCCGCGTCGCCCCCGAGAACCGCGAGACGTGGACCGGCAACACCGGGTTCATCCTCGCGGCGATCGGGTCGGCGGTCGGTCTGGGCAACATCTGGCGGTTCCCGGGCGTCGCCTACGAGAGCGGTGGAGGAGCCTTCCTCATCCCCTACCTCGTGGCGCTGCTGACCGCCGGTATCCCCATCCTGTTCCTGGACTACGCCATCGGCCACCGCTACCGCGGTGCCGCCCCCCTGGCCTACCGGCGCATGAAGAAGAAGGCCGAGGCTCTGGGCTGGTTCCAGATCATGCTCTCGTTCATCATCTCGGTCTACTACGCGGCCGTCATCGCCTGGGCGCTGAGCTACTTCGTCTTCGCCTTCGACCTGCGCTGGGGCGAGGACACCGCCGGCTTCTTCGTCGGCGAGTACCTGCAGGTGAGCGACCCGGGTGTGTCCACGACGATCGTCTCCTCCGTCGCCATCCCGCTGGCCGTGGTCTGGATCGCCGTGCTGGTGGTCCTCGCGCTCGGCGTCGCCAAGGGCGTCGAGAAGGTCAACGTCATCGGCATCCCGCTGCTGGGCATCGCCTTCGCGGGCCTGGTCATCCGGGCGCTGACGCTGCCCGGCGCCATGGACGGCCTGAACGCCTTCTTCACCCCCGACTGGGGCGCCCTGCTCGACCTCGACGTGTGGATCGCGGCCTACAGCCAGATCTTCTTCTCGCTGTCGATCGCCTTCGGCATCATGGTCACTTACGCGTCCTACCAGCGCCGCAAGGCCAACATGACGAGCTCCGGTCTCGTGGTCGCCTTCGCCAACTCCTCCTTCGAGCTGCTCGCGGGCATCGGCGTCTTCGCGACGCTGGGCTTCCTGGCCTTCCGCCAGAGCGTGCAGATCGACGAGCTGGAGGGGCTCACCGGCCCGATCCTGTCCTTCGTCACCTTCCCCGCGGTCATCTCCGAGATGCCGGGCGGCAACATCTTCGGCGCGGTCTTCTTCGCCTCGCTGGTGATCGCCGGCTTCACCTCGCTGATCTCGATCCTGCTGGGTGTGGCGGCGACCGTGCAGGAGAAGTTCGGCCTGTCCTGGCGGGTCAGCGCGATCTCGGTCTCGGCCGTCTGCGCGCTGATCTCGTTCTCGCTCTTCTCGACCACCTCGGGCCTGCTCGCGCTCGACACGGTCGACCAGTTCGCCAACAACGTCGGCATCGTGCTCTCGGCGATCGTGATGTCCGTCCTCGTGGTCTGGGTGTTCCGCCGGGGCCAGCTGCTCCGCAGCCACCTCAACGCGGTCTCCACCTTCCACCTGGGCAACTGGTGGCTGGCGCTCGTCGGCATCGTGGCGCCGGTCTTCCTCGTCATCATGCTGGTCCAGAAGCTCATCACCCTCGTCAGCGAGGGCTACGAGGGCCTGCCGGGCTGGTACGTCGGGATCTTCGGCTGGGGCACGCTGGCCTTCGCCCTGGTCATGTCGGCGATCCTCACGGCGCTGCCGTGGAAGGATCGTGACGATTCCGCGTTCCGTCCCTGGCCCGAGCTCGAGGAGGAGAACCGCTGA
- the aroQ gene encoding type II 3-dehydroquinate dehydratase, which translates to MTRRILVLNGPNLNLLGTREPEIYGTTTLADVEALCAAEATRHGLQATCVQTNSEGALVDALHEAAAAGDVVGVVLNAAAYTHTSVALLDAIKATRLPTVEVHISNPHAREAFRHVSYVSPVAEAVIAGAGADGYRYAVDLLARRHGAA; encoded by the coding sequence ATGACGCGGCGGATCCTCGTGCTCAACGGCCCCAACCTCAACCTGCTCGGCACCCGCGAGCCGGAGATCTACGGGACGACCACGCTCGCCGACGTCGAGGCGCTCTGCGCCGCAGAGGCGACCCGGCACGGGCTGCAGGCCACCTGCGTCCAGACGAACTCCGAGGGCGCCCTGGTCGACGCGCTCCACGAGGCCGCTGCCGCCGGGGACGTGGTGGGGGTCGTGCTCAACGCGGCGGCCTACACCCACACCTCGGTGGCGCTGCTCGACGCGATCAAGGCCACCCGGCTGCCGACCGTCGAGGTCCACATCTCCAACCCGCACGCCCGCGAGGCCTTCCGGCACGTCTCCTACGTCTCGCCGGTGGCCGAGGCGGTCATCGCCGGCGCCGGCGCGGACGGCTACCGCTACGCGGTCGACCTGCTCGCTCGCCGCCACGGCGCGGCCTGA
- a CDS encoding DUF429 domain-containing protein: MGVTEWWRRITGKEGSAAPKRPTTTTSTGAGRRGAAPATKAGPTKAGPAKSGPKQATPRKSTAVSKPTGRPGRRTAPDPALPVMGVDTCRTGWVGAVLDPSGHGTPHLFVKPTIAELVAEAGPLAVVAVPVPIGLPDESRREADRQARTFLGPAGAAVVPTPVRDAVYAATFGEANQVNRAKIGAGVAQQAYALRPRIVEVDAWLRQDLPFTVVEVSPEVSFAEMAGAPLGSRRRSHAGTEERRTVLADHGVVVPGALPVGVATDDVVDACAAAWTAHRVKTGQARSLPEQPETFSDGIPAAIHV, from the coding sequence ATGGGAGTCACGGAGTGGTGGCGCCGGATCACCGGCAAGGAAGGATCGGCCGCGCCGAAGCGGCCCACGACGACGACGAGCACGGGCGCGGGCCGCCGGGGCGCCGCCCCCGCCACCAAGGCGGGACCGACGAAGGCCGGGCCGGCGAAGTCAGGACCGAAGCAGGCCACGCCCAGGAAGAGCACGGCGGTCAGCAAGCCGACCGGACGGCCGGGACGCCGCACCGCGCCCGACCCAGCGCTCCCCGTGATGGGCGTGGACACCTGCCGCACCGGCTGGGTCGGTGCCGTGCTCGACCCCTCGGGCCACGGGACGCCCCACCTGTTCGTGAAGCCGACCATCGCCGAGCTCGTGGCCGAGGCGGGGCCCCTCGCCGTGGTCGCCGTGCCCGTGCCCATCGGGCTGCCCGACGAGTCGCGCCGCGAGGCCGACCGCCAGGCTCGGACCTTCCTCGGCCCGGCCGGCGCCGCGGTCGTGCCCACGCCGGTCCGCGACGCCGTCTACGCGGCCACCTTCGGCGAGGCCAACCAGGTCAACCGGGCCAAGATCGGCGCGGGCGTCGCGCAGCAGGCCTACGCCCTGCGCCCGCGCATCGTGGAGGTCGACGCCTGGCTGCGCCAGGACCTGCCCTTCACGGTTGTCGAGGTCAGCCCCGAGGTGTCCTTCGCCGAGATGGCAGGGGCCCCGCTGGGCAGCCGCCGCCGCTCGCACGCCGGGACCGAGGAGCGTCGCACGGTGCTCGCCGACCACGGCGTCGTGGTGCCCGGCGCGCTTCCCGTGGGCGTCGCCACCGACGACGTCGTCGACGCCTGCGCGGCGGCCTGGACGGCCCACCGCGTCAAGACCGGGCAGGCGCGCAGCCTGCCCGAGCAGCCCGAGACCTTCTCCGACGGCATCCCCGCCGCCATCCACGTCTGA
- a CDS encoding aldehyde dehydrogenase family protein — MTTTTTAGTPYPRLEDEQPRDYGMFIGGQWVQAASGETIDVITPIDRTKVIARTPRGRAEDADKAVRAARDAFPAWAALPFAERQRALLRIADDLEPLVEDLARLTALDTGNALRTQARPEAGLLVSTFRYFAGLAGEVKGVTLPTGSEALSYTRRLPLGVVAGILPWNSPLMIAAFKLPAALVSGNTVVLKAAEDAPLTILELAAVCERHLPPGVLNVVTGYGAEVGEALVVHEGVDKVSFTGSTATGSGVASLAGRRLAHVSLELGGKSPCIVFPDSDTDEVVEQVLLATRFARQGQSCTSGSRLFLHEDVHDSFLDKLVARVSRLKVGDPREESSDIGCIINERQWQRVQGYIEDGLAQDGVGVAYDGRPALTVGEPGFYHAPMILTQVSNDWRIAREEIFGPVLSVLRWRDEDDVVRMANDSHYGLAAFVFARDLGAAMRTAHRIESGWVQVNQGGGQQPGQSYGGMKASGQGREFSLEGMLEGFTQIQQINVRLG, encoded by the coding sequence ATGACCACGACCACGACCGCCGGCACGCCCTACCCCCGCCTCGAGGACGAGCAGCCGCGCGACTACGGCATGTTCATCGGGGGGCAGTGGGTGCAGGCGGCGAGCGGCGAGACGATCGACGTCATCACCCCGATCGACCGCACCAAGGTCATCGCGCGCACCCCGCGAGGGCGAGCCGAGGACGCCGACAAGGCCGTGCGCGCCGCCCGGGACGCCTTCCCGGCGTGGGCCGCGCTGCCCTTCGCCGAGCGCCAGCGGGCGCTCCTGCGCATCGCCGACGACCTCGAGCCGCTCGTGGAGGACCTGGCCCGGCTGACGGCGCTCGACACCGGCAACGCCCTCCGCACCCAGGCGCGGCCGGAGGCGGGGCTGCTCGTCTCGACCTTCCGCTACTTCGCGGGGCTCGCCGGCGAGGTGAAGGGCGTGACGCTGCCGACCGGCTCGGAGGCGCTCTCCTACACCCGCCGCCTGCCGCTGGGCGTCGTCGCGGGCATCCTGCCGTGGAACTCGCCCCTGATGATCGCGGCCTTCAAGCTGCCGGCCGCCCTGGTGTCCGGCAACACGGTCGTGCTCAAGGCCGCCGAGGACGCGCCGCTGACCATCCTCGAGCTGGCCGCCGTGTGCGAGCGCCACCTGCCGCCGGGCGTGCTCAACGTCGTCACCGGCTACGGCGCCGAGGTGGGGGAGGCGCTCGTGGTGCACGAGGGCGTCGACAAGGTCTCCTTCACGGGGTCCACCGCCACCGGCTCCGGCGTGGCCTCCCTCGCGGGCCGGCGGCTGGCGCACGTCTCTCTCGAGCTCGGCGGCAAGTCGCCGTGCATCGTCTTCCCCGACTCCGACACCGACGAGGTGGTCGAGCAGGTGCTGCTGGCGACCCGCTTCGCCCGGCAGGGGCAGAGCTGCACCTCCGGCTCGCGGCTCTTCCTGCACGAGGACGTCCACGACAGCTTCCTCGACAAGCTCGTCGCCCGGGTCTCCCGCCTGAAGGTGGGGGACCCCCGCGAGGAGTCCAGCGACATCGGCTGCATCATCAACGAGCGGCAGTGGCAGCGGGTGCAGGGCTACATCGAGGACGGCCTCGCCCAGGACGGCGTGGGCGTCGCCTACGACGGCCGTCCCGCGCTCACCGTGGGGGAGCCGGGCTTCTACCACGCGCCGATGATCCTCACCCAGGTCTCCAACGACTGGCGCATCGCCCGCGAGGAGATCTTCGGTCCGGTGCTGTCGGTCCTCCGCTGGCGCGACGAGGACGACGTGGTGCGGATGGCCAACGACTCGCACTACGGCCTGGCGGCCTTCGTCTTCGCGCGGGACCTCGGCGCGGCCATGCGCACGGCGCACCGCATCGAGTCCGGCTGGGTCCAGGTCAACCAGGGCGGCGGCCAGCAGCCCGGGCAGTCCTACGGCGGCATGAAGGCCAGCGGCCAGGGTCGGGAGTTCTCCCTCGAGGGCATGCTCGAGGGCTTCACCCAGATCCAGCAGATCAACGTCCGGTTGGGCTGA
- a CDS encoding helical backbone metal receptor — MTRTIVDDLGTPVELPAGPVERVVSLVPSLTEAVAATRREALVGATDWCTHPADLEVTRVRGTKNPDRAAVEQLAPQVVLCVQEENRELDVRRLRKAGMPVWVGVVESVPQALSVLHRLFTEVLLWDVPDWLDEVQEAWGGPGGAEGAAHGSVESPDDVLPPVRARVAVPVWRDPWMVVGSRTFTGDLLRRAGLENVFGEHPDRYPAVELDELDGAGADVVLLPDEPYVFTPQDGPEAFRRTPTQLVSGRLLTWYGPSMVAASDLLAGIPARP, encoded by the coding sequence ATGACGCGCACCATCGTCGACGACCTGGGCACCCCCGTCGAGCTGCCCGCCGGACCCGTCGAGCGGGTGGTCTCGCTCGTGCCGTCGCTCACCGAGGCCGTGGCCGCCACCCGCCGCGAGGCACTCGTCGGGGCGACCGACTGGTGCACCCACCCCGCCGACCTCGAGGTGACCCGGGTGCGCGGCACCAAGAACCCCGACCGCGCCGCCGTGGAGCAGCTCGCGCCGCAGGTCGTGCTGTGCGTGCAGGAGGAGAACCGCGAGCTCGACGTCCGCCGGCTGCGTAAGGCAGGGATGCCGGTGTGGGTGGGCGTCGTCGAGTCGGTGCCCCAGGCGCTGTCCGTGCTGCACCGGCTCTTCACCGAGGTGCTGCTCTGGGACGTCCCCGACTGGCTGGACGAGGTGCAGGAGGCGTGGGGCGGGCCCGGCGGCGCGGAGGGCGCCGCGCACGGCTCGGTGGAGTCTCCGGACGACGTCCTCCCACCGGTCCGCGCCCGGGTCGCCGTGCCGGTATGGCGTGACCCGTGGATGGTGGTCGGCTCCCGGACGTTCACGGGCGACCTGCTCCGCCGGGCGGGTCTGGAGAACGTCTTCGGCGAGCATCCGGACCGCTATCCCGCGGTCGAGCTCGACGAGCTGGACGGCGCGGGCGCCGACGTGGTGCTGCTTCCCGACGAGCCCTACGTCTTCACGCCGCAGGACGGCCCGGAGGCGTTCCGGCGGACGCCGACGCAGCTGGTGAGCGGTCGGCTGCTCACGTGGTACGGCCCGTCGATGGTCGCGGCGTCGGACCTGCTGGCAGGTATCCCTGCCCGCCCCTGA
- a CDS encoding MarR family winged helix-turn-helix transcriptional regulator has protein sequence MSAERDPIRLAHQQWVRHGWKDAADGMAMVTSLTRVNQLLSERIDAVLRPLGLTFARYEVLRLLAFVAETGGEMAMARLGSLLQVHPTSVTSAVERLVRQGYVVRVRSETDRRVVLTSLTEAGKAVVEEATAGLNREVFERPGLSPAQVAQLTALLAALRAEAGDHVQPAPVPSR, from the coding sequence GTGAGCGCCGAACGAGACCCCATCCGCCTCGCCCACCAGCAGTGGGTGCGGCACGGCTGGAAGGACGCGGCCGACGGTATGGCGATGGTCACCTCCCTGACGAGGGTCAACCAGCTGCTCTCCGAGCGCATCGACGCCGTGCTGCGGCCCCTGGGGCTGACCTTCGCCCGCTACGAGGTGCTGCGCCTGCTGGCCTTCGTCGCCGAGACCGGTGGGGAGATGGCCATGGCGCGACTCGGGTCGCTGCTGCAGGTGCACCCCACGAGCGTCACCAGCGCGGTGGAGCGCCTGGTGCGCCAGGGGTATGTCGTGCGCGTCCGCAGCGAGACCGACCGGCGGGTGGTGCTCACCTCGTTGACCGAGGCCGGGAAGGCGGTCGTGGAGGAGGCCACCGCGGGCCTGAACCGCGAGGTCTTCGAGCGGCCCGGGCTGTCTCCTGCGCAGGTGGCCCAGCTGACCGCGCTGCTCGCTGCGCTGCGTGCCGAGGCCGGTGACCACGTGCAGCCGGCACCTGTCCCGAGCAGATAG